In the Catenulispora sp. EB89 genome, one interval contains:
- a CDS encoding TIGR03086 family metal-binding protein, which produces MTEPSVGRGVDLSSAFDSTMGVLRKVEPQDLARPTPCASWDVRALINHIISAARWWAAMVSGDPGLEAAEGADFVGGERDGAGARAGARAGDFVAAYEESIRVTLDAFGAPGAAERMVTVPFGEFPGTALAQFAATDQFTHGWDLARALGQDTDLVPELAVALLGLAEVSITDALRGPDTEASFGPERAAPDGACAADRLAAYLGREV; this is translated from the coding sequence ATGACGGAACCGAGCGTGGGCCGGGGTGTGGATTTGAGCTCAGCCTTCGACAGCACGATGGGTGTCCTGCGGAAGGTCGAGCCGCAGGACCTGGCGAGGCCGACGCCGTGTGCGTCGTGGGATGTGCGGGCGCTCATCAATCACATCATCAGTGCGGCGCGTTGGTGGGCGGCCATGGTGTCCGGTGATCCGGGCCTGGAGGCCGCGGAGGGCGCGGACTTCGTCGGCGGTGAGCGTGATGGTGCCGGTGCGCGTGCTGGTGCGCGTGCTGGTGACTTCGTAGCCGCTTATGAGGAGAGCATCCGCGTCACGCTCGACGCGTTCGGAGCGCCGGGCGCCGCGGAGCGGATGGTGACGGTGCCCTTCGGGGAGTTCCCCGGCACGGCGCTGGCGCAGTTCGCGGCCACCGACCAGTTCACGCACGGCTGGGATCTCGCGCGCGCCCTCGGGCAGGACACCGATCTCGTGCCAGAGCTCGCCGTGGCGCTGCTCGGGCTGGCCGAAGTGTCCATCACCGACGCGCTGCGCGGTCCGGACACTGAGGCATCGTTCGGGCCGGAGCGTGCTGCTCCGGATGGTGCGTGCGCCGCGGACCGGTTGGCCGCGTACCTCGGACGAGAGGTGTAG